Proteins encoded in a region of the Populus alba chromosome 13, ASM523922v2, whole genome shotgun sequence genome:
- the LOC118060838 gene encoding UDP-glycosyltransferase 83A1 → MDCSLSKVSGTAINAHVLILTLPAQGHVAPTMKLAYRLADLGVKVTFLTAECTFDQLVSEQSRNKDALPKIQGGPYQEGVKTVFFPDGLKSTELHERRDAVKFLERIAKVMPYHVEEFIKKANQPESEKDEKITCVIADLVVAWALEIANKMGLKGAIFLSSAPGIVSMVLQIPHLIEAGIIDAEGTPKKKEKVMLSPYLPALSSDDYVWNVPGNKELQKVGFELVRSGEPFLRTSNWVLCNWYRDLFFFFFF, encoded by the exons ATGGATTGCAGTCTTTCTAAAGTTTCTGGCACAGCCATTAATGCTCATGTACTCATTCTTACATTACCTGCACAAGGGCATGTTGCCCCGACGATGAAGTTGGCATACCGCCTTGCTGATCTTGGAGTCAAAGTCACTTTTCTTACAGCAGAATGTACATTTGATCAACTTGTCAGTGAGCAATCAAGAAATAAGGATGCATTGCCAAAGATCCAGGGTGGACCTTATCAGGAGGGGGTGAAGAcagttttttttcctgatgGACTGAAAAGTACAGAATTACATGAGAGAAGAGATGCTGTGAAGTTCTTGGAGAGAATTGCAAAGGTCATGCCCTATCATGTGGAGGAATTCATCAAGAAGGCTAATCAACCTGAGTCTGAGAAGGATGAAAAGATCACTTGTGTAATTGCTGATTTGGTCGTGGCATGGGCACTGGAGATTGCAAATAAGATGGGGCTAAAAGGGGCTATATTTCTTTCATCAGCACCAGGAATTGTATCCATGGTGTTGCAAATACCACATCTTATTGAGGCTGGCATCATCGATGCTGAAG GAACtccaaaaaagaaggaaaaggttATGTTGTCACCATATCTGCCAGCTCTGAGCAGTGATGATTATGTGTGGAATGTCCCGGGAAACAAAGAGTTGCAAAAGGTTGGGTTTGAATTAGTGCGGTCCGGTGAGCCTTTTCTGAGAACATCCAACTGGGTTCTGTGCAACTGGTAtcgtgacctttttttttttttttttttttga